GACCCCTGATAGACCAATACTAATAGTCCAATATGAAAAATATCACGTTGTAGAAGCATTAACGGACTTAATGTTCCTTTTTGAGGACTAAAAAACAATTGAAAGAGAATTTTTTTCCTTCCTCATTGATTTTCTTGGTTTTTTTTAAGTCTTAATAAATAGTTGAGGAAAATGAGAATACTATGGAATTAAGCTTTAAAAAGAAAAAACGAAAGTTTGACAGAAGATCCATCGGTAACAGTAATAGGGGCTGGCCTCGCAGGCTCAGAAGCAGCATGGCAAATAGCCAAAGCTGGAGTCAAAGTAAATCTCTTTGAAATGCGACCAAAGAAAAAATCTCCTGCTCACCACTCACCCGAATTCGCAGAACTTGTTTGTAGTAATAGTTTTGGAGCACTCAGTAGTGATAGAGCTGCAGGGCTTTTACACGAAGAATTGAGAAAATTAAAATCTATTGTTATTTCAAAAGCTGATCAACACTCTGTTCCTGCGGGAGGAGCACTTGCAGTAGACAGAAGTAAATTCAGTCTATCAATAACAAATCAACTTTCCTCTCACCCCCTAATAAGAGTCATTCGAGATGAATGTCCGTGTCTACCAAATGCTCAACAAATAACAATTTTGGCCACAGGTCCTTTAACAAGCGAATCGCTAGCTGAAGACATCAAAAGATTTACAGGAGAAAATGAATGTCATTTTTTTGATGCTGCTAGTCCGATAATTACTGGTGAAAGCATTGATTTTTCAACAGCATTTCGGGCAAGTAGATACGACAAAGGTGATGCTGATTACGTTAATTGTCCAATGAATGAAGAGTCATATTTGAAATTTCATTCTGAGTTAATCAAAGCTGAACAAGCTGAATTAAAGGATTTTGAAAAAGAATCAGCTCTTTTTTTGAAGGCTGCCTTCCTATAGAAGAGCTTGCGAAAAGAGGTTTAGATACTATGCGTTTTGGGCCATTAAAGCCAATAGGGCTTTGGGACCCCAGATGGGGAGATGTAAACGACAAAAGTCTCAGAAGGCTTAAAAGAGCTCATGCTGTCGTTCAATTAAGACAAGAAGATAAGGCAGGTCAATTATGGAATCTCGTTGGTTTTCAAACAAATTTAAAATGGGGCGAGCAAAAACGTGTATTCAGGATGATACCTGGCTTGTCCAATGCAGAATTTATTCGATTGGGAGTAATGCATAGAAATACTTTTCTTGAATCTCCAAAGTTATTAGAGCCAACACTTCAGTTCATTAATAGAAAAACATTATTTGCTGCTGGACAACTCACTGGGACAGAGGGCTATGCTGCTGCTATTGCTGGAGGTTGGTTGGCTGGAACTAACGCAGCATTATTGGCAAAGGGATTAAATACAATTACTTTGCCATCGTCTACCATGATTGGAGCATTGACAAACTTTGTCAGCAATAGTCAAGCAAGCTTACGAGTTCAAAATAAAAAAAACTTTCAACCTATGCCAGCAAATTTTGGATTACTACCTGAACTCGATAATAGAGTTCACAACAAACGTGAAAGATACAAAAAATATAGAGATAGGGCTCTAAGTCAAATAAAAAAGTCAAGTGAAACATTATTAGATAAAACCTCTTCTTACACGACCATTTAAAATTTCTTGCACATTATGACTCAATTAACAAATAAAAATAAAGCTTCTTGCAACTGGGATTCGATAGTTATTGGTTCCGGTCTTGGTGGATTAGTAACCGCAAGTCAACTAGCAAGTAAAGGTGCAAAAGTTCTTGTACTGGAACAATATAAAATCCCTGGTGGAAGTGGTGGCTCATTTAAAAGAAAAGGATTCACTTTTGATGTTGGAGCCTCTATGATTTTTGGGTTTGGTGATAAAGGGTACACGAATTTACTAACGCGAGCTCTAAAAGATGTTGGACAGGAATGTGAAACGATTCCTGACCCAACACAATTGGCATATCATCTACCTAATCAGTTAGAAATTACAGTAGATAGAGATTATAAAAAATTTATCACCAAGCTAATTAATTTATTTCCTCATGAAGAGAAAGGGATAAATCATTTCTACGAAACCTGTTGGGATGTATTTAATTGTCTAGATTCGATGCCTTTACTTTCTATAGAGGATCCTAGATATTTAATGAAAGTTTTTTTTAAATCACCCCTGTCATGCCTGGGTCTTGCGAGATGGTTGCCAGTTAACGCTGGAGACGTGGCCAGACGATATATCAAAGATCCGGCTCTTCTAAAATTTATAGATATTGAATGTTTTTGCTGGTCAGTTATGCCCGCCGACTTAACACCTATGATAAATGCTGGAATGGTCTTTTCTGATAGACATTATGGAGGTATTAACTATCCAAAAGGAGGTGTTGGTATTATTGCAGAAAAGCTAGTGAAAGGAATTGAAAATCACAAGGGCGAAATCAGATATAAAGCTAAGGTCCAAAAAATACTTTTCGAGAACGGAAGAGCAATAGGTGTTTCACTTGATAATGGTGAAGAAATTTTTGGTAAAACAATAGTCTCTAATGCAACTAGATGGGATACATTTGGTGGACAGGGAATCGATAAACCACTTGTAGAGACAGCTAAAACTCCACCAGCCGAGAAAAAATGGAAAAATAGATATATTCCTTCTCCTTCATTTTTATCTCTACATTTAGGTGTAAGTAAAGATTCTATTCCTCCGAATACACATTGTCATCACTTGATACTAGATGCATGGAAAGAGATGGAACAAGAACAAGGAGTTACTTTTCTATCTATCCCAACTCTATTAGATCCGTCTTTAGCTCCTCCAGATAGCCATATTGTTCATGCATTTACTCCTTCTTCAATGAATTGTTGGGAGGGATTAAGCAACCAAGAATATCTTGATAAGAAAAAGGAAGATGGAGATAAACTTATTTCAAAGTTAGAAAATTTATTTCCAAACATTAGTCAAAATATCTTACACAAGGAAATAGGGAGTCCAAGAACACATAAAAGATTTCTTTCCAGAAATAAAGGAAGTTATGGGCCAATTCCTTCAATGAGATTGCCTGGTCTTCTTCCCATGACATTTAATACTACAAAGATAAAAGGACTCTATTGTGTTGGTGATTCTTGTTTTCCTGGCCAAGGGTTAAATGCAGTGGCTTTTAGCGGGTATGCGTGTGCTCACATAATTGGAACAAAGCTGGGAATAAACAATTGGAAACTTCCAAAGTAACTTAATGAAATCTAAATAAATTTATGACGGTAGGTTATCAAGACTAAACCTATATCCTTGCTGGCGAACAGTTGTAATACCACCGCCATCACCAAGACCTGCTTGTTCTAATTTTCTTCTAAGTGTTAAAACCTGAGTATCAACCGAACGAGGTCCTCCACTAAATGGAGGCCAAGCCATTCTAAGTAGCTCATGGCGACTTCGTACCATTCCAGGGGGCATCAACAAGGCACACAACAAGGCAAATTCCCTGGGACTAAGTTCTACTGGTTTTTCTCGCAAGGTGACTTGTCTCAGAAGGAGATGAACCTCAAGAGGACCAACCGTGACGCGTTCTTGTAAACCAATTCTCCCTCTTTTAAGCAGAGTCCTGCACCTAGCCGCTAATTCTTCAAGGCCAAAAGGTTTCCTCAAAACATCATCAGCCCCATCATCTAAAAGACCTACAACTGGTTCAACTCCTGTTCTTGCAGTTAGGACAATCACTGAACATCCTAATTGTTGTGCAAGTCGAAGTGCTGAACTTTTTTCCAACAGCTCAGCACTAACTAATAAGTCTGGCGATTGATCGCGACAAAGGTCAACTGCCTCCTCAGCAGAACCCACTGCTGCGGCCAGTTGTCCATCTTGGCGGAGCCTTTGAACCAGAACAGTTCTAAGAGTTGGATGTGGTTCTACGACAAGCACCTTGGAGGGTGATTGGGTGGTTCCTTGAATAGGAGAAGAACCTGATGAAGATCCTTGAATTTGCTCAGTAGCAAGTTGATCTGCAGGTATTAATGTCACAAGTCAGAAAAGTGTACCCTTAGACTAGAAAAGATATTAAAGCAAACCGAACGCTGACTACCAAGAATAGTCTGTGTCTTAGCAAACCATGACATCTTTTGATGCTCCAGAAGCAATAAAACACTTCCAATCAATTTGTGATGCCTGTCAAGAGCTAACAAGTCGATACCACAGTCCATCTGAACTAAGGATATATGCAGATGGATATTTGCATTCTCTCAGGAATTGCAACAGATTAGGCTCTAGGGATCAAGAGAAGTTAGAAGCACTAATTGATAGATGGATCATGGATCCTTCAAGCTTTATTGGTCCTGATGGTGATATTAATAATCTTTTTTTTCAAAAAGAAGCCTAGGTAAGTAAGAATCAAAAAAGCAAAAAGTTAAGAGGCTAGGGCAACTTCTAATTTTTCTTTCAATTCTCCAGAGTTATACATGCTTATCAAAATGTCAGATCCTCCAATAAATTCTCCCTTTACATAAACTTGGGGTATTGTTGGCCAATTTGAATATTCTTTAATTCCTTCTCTAATTTCCATATCTGAAAGTACATCAAAAGTATCAAAGCTCATTCCCAATGAATTAAGAATTTGAACAACATTGTTTGAAAAACCACATTGCGGCATCAACTTATTACCTTTCATGAAAACAAATATTGGTTTTGAATTAATTAAGAGTTCAATTTTTGAACGAGTAGTGGAATCCATATCTGAAAAGTTATTTAGGAGTTGAGGTTTTCAAAGCTAAAGCATGAATTGTTTCGGTTTTCAATTCATTTTTTAACGCACCATAAACAAGTTGATGTTGTTGCACAAGAGATAAACCAGAGAATTCCTCAGATACGACATTAACTTCAAGATGATCACCGCCTCCCATATCTTTCACATCAATTTGAGCGTCAGGAAGTGATTGCTTAATTAGAATTGTAACTTCTTTTGCAGTAATCATTTTCAAATAAGAAATTTAAAGTGAATAAGGAGAATATAAAGTCAATGTAACTGCTCTAGAATCAATTAAGTAAATCAAAAATTATTCTTACCCTCTACCAACAGCTAACAAAGCCGATTGTTCAGCACTTCGCATGCTTTTATAAAGGGCAATATTAAA
This is a stretch of genomic DNA from Prochlorococcus marinus str. MIT 0912. It encodes these proteins:
- a CDS encoding response regulator transcription factor, with the translated sequence MTLIPADQLATEQIQGSSSGSSPIQGTTQSPSKVLVVEPHPTLRTVLVQRLRQDGQLAAAVGSAEEAVDLCRDQSPDLLVSAELLEKSSALRLAQQLGCSVIVLTARTGVEPVVGLLDDGADDVLRKPFGLEELAARCRTLLKRGRIGLQERVTVGPLEVHLLLRQVTLREKPVELSPREFALLCALLMPPGMVRSRHELLRMAWPPFSGGPRSVDTQVLTLRRKLEQAGLGDGGGITTVRQQGYRFSLDNLPS
- a CDS encoding DUF6761 family protein, coding for MTSFDAPEAIKHFQSICDACQELTSRYHSPSELRIYADGYLHSLRNCNRLGSRDQEKLEALIDRWIMDPSSFIGPDGDINNLFFQKEA
- a CDS encoding BolA family protein; its protein translation is MITAKEVTILIKQSLPDAQIDVKDMGGGDHLEVNVVSEEFSGLSLVQQHQLVYGALKNELKTETIHALALKTSTPK
- the crtH gene encoding carotenoid isomerase, whose product is MTQLTNKNKASCNWDSIVIGSGLGGLVTASQLASKGAKVLVLEQYKIPGGSGGSFKRKGFTFDVGASMIFGFGDKGYTNLLTRALKDVGQECETIPDPTQLAYHLPNQLEITVDRDYKKFITKLINLFPHEEKGINHFYETCWDVFNCLDSMPLLSIEDPRYLMKVFFKSPLSCLGLARWLPVNAGDVARRYIKDPALLKFIDIECFCWSVMPADLTPMINAGMVFSDRHYGGINYPKGGVGIIAEKLVKGIENHKGEIRYKAKVQKILFENGRAIGVSLDNGEEIFGKTIVSNATRWDTFGGQGIDKPLVETAKTPPAEKKWKNRYIPSPSFLSLHLGVSKDSIPPNTHCHHLILDAWKEMEQEQGVTFLSIPTLLDPSLAPPDSHIVHAFTPSSMNCWEGLSNQEYLDKKKEDGDKLISKLENLFPNISQNILHKEIGSPRTHKRFLSRNKGSYGPIPSMRLPGLLPMTFNTTKIKGLYCVGDSCFPGQGLNAVAFSGYACAHIIGTKLGINNWKLPK
- the grxD gene encoding Grx4 family monothiol glutaredoxin, which encodes MDSTTRSKIELLINSKPIFVFMKGNKLMPQCGFSNNVVQILNSLGMSFDTFDVLSDMEIREGIKEYSNWPTIPQVYVKGEFIGGSDILISMYNSGELKEKLEVALAS